A genomic segment from Candidatus Nanopelagicales bacterium encodes:
- a CDS encoding PrsW family glutamic-type intramembrane protease — translation MFVSIVISLVPLLVSLENLLLSSEVSPLLAASSAVVWALYTIPFLIIIRRIDFFEREPWISLVAAFLWGGFIAGGMALMANDAIFDLVTVQGGVVAAQDWGAAIAGPTTEELAKGLGVLLILMASPRRPRTALDGFVSGAVVGLGFQVIENFGYTMNTSAIEDDPSLAPLAQMFVIRGLIAGPFSHAVYTGIVGLGIGYLVTATDRSMLRRIGVALLAFIGAYAAHWFWNSPLLINQVSFLGSVLVKGAFTFGILIVGLRIARRRDAAFFSEGLSGVPDWLCSPAEQQSLSTGKGRKRARTAAKRAGGRPARRAMASLQRAQADLAVAVRVGDQQAADNAVERIRAARAVVPLPTAAASPPEPVSPTATQPPPSTQPLAAEPHAWEPPTGPPVV, via the coding sequence TTGTTCGTCAGCATCGTGATCTCCCTGGTCCCGCTGTTGGTGAGCCTCGAGAACCTGCTGCTGTCATCGGAGGTGTCGCCGCTTCTGGCGGCGTCTTCGGCAGTGGTGTGGGCGCTTTACACGATCCCGTTCCTCATCATCATCCGTCGTATCGACTTCTTCGAGCGGGAGCCGTGGATCTCACTGGTGGCCGCCTTCTTGTGGGGCGGATTCATCGCGGGCGGAATGGCTCTGATGGCCAATGACGCGATCTTCGACCTGGTCACAGTGCAAGGCGGTGTGGTCGCAGCTCAGGACTGGGGAGCGGCCATCGCCGGGCCCACTACCGAGGAACTTGCCAAAGGGCTCGGCGTGTTGTTGATCCTCATGGCAAGCCCCCGCCGTCCCCGCACTGCCCTGGATGGCTTCGTCAGCGGAGCGGTGGTCGGGTTGGGCTTCCAAGTGATTGAGAACTTCGGCTACACCATGAACACCAGCGCCATCGAGGACGATCCCAGCCTGGCGCCGCTGGCTCAGATGTTCGTCATCCGAGGCCTGATCGCGGGTCCTTTCTCGCACGCCGTGTATACCGGAATCGTCGGACTCGGTATCGGGTATCTGGTCACAGCGACCGACCGAAGCATGCTGCGTCGGATCGGTGTCGCTCTTCTGGCGTTCATCGGTGCGTATGCGGCGCACTGGTTCTGGAACTCGCCACTGCTGATCAACCAGGTCAGCTTCCTGGGATCGGTGCTGGTCAAAGGGGCGTTCACCTTCGGCATCCTGATCGTGGGGCTGCGTATCGCCCGGCGGCGCGACGCCGCGTTCTTCAGCGAAGGCCTGTCCGGGGTGCCCGACTGGCTGTGTTCACCGGCGGAGCAGCAGAGCCTCTCGACAGGCAAGGGCCGCAAACGCGCGCGCACGGCAGCCAAACGCGCGGGGGGCCGACCTGCCAGACGGGCGATGGCGTCGCTGCAGCGAGCGCAGGCCGATCTGGCGGTTGCGGTGCGGGTAGGGGATCAGCAAGCAGCTGACAACGCCGTCGAACGGATCAGGGCCGCTCGCGCGGTCGTGCCGCTCCCGACGGCCGCAGCGTCTCCACCCGAACCGGTTTCCCCGACCGCCACTCAGCCGCCACCCAGCACGCAACCCCTTGCCGCCGAACCACATGCATGGGAGCCACCCACCGGCCCGCCCGTCGTGTGA
- a CDS encoding FAD/NAD(P)-binding oxidoreductase: protein MKRLLVLGAGTAGTMAVNKLRPQLPRDEWNITVIDQHQTHFYQPGYLFIPFGIYRPDEVVKPTKRFIPSGVDLVEGEIDKVLPDDNKVLLTDGREFPYDYLIIASGATPRPDQTPGMDDDMGGDVHEFYTYEGATRLADKLRTWEGGRLVVHVTEMPIKCPVAPLEFTFLADAFFEEQGLRDKVDITYVTPLEGAFTKPVASKYLGDMLDTRNVHLEPDFMIESVDAEGKKIVSFDEREVPFDLLVTIPLNMGADFIARSGLGDDLNFVPVDQYTLLSKAYDNIFAVGDASDIPASKAGSVAHFAMDLFPANFLNHIQGLKMTEFFDGHANCFIETGHGKGLLIDFNYETQPLPGKYPLPGIGPFSLLKETEMNHWGKVMFRWMYWNILLPGKELPLPALMSMAGKDTEDL, encoded by the coding sequence ATGAAGAGGCTGCTCGTCCTAGGCGCCGGTACCGCCGGAACCATGGCGGTCAACAAACTGCGTCCGCAACTGCCGCGCGACGAGTGGAACATCACGGTCATCGACCAGCACCAGACGCACTTCTATCAGCCTGGCTACCTGTTCATCCCGTTCGGTATCTACCGACCCGACGAGGTGGTCAAGCCCACCAAGCGGTTCATCCCGTCCGGTGTCGACCTGGTCGAGGGCGAGATCGACAAGGTCCTGCCCGACGACAACAAGGTTCTTCTCACTGATGGACGGGAGTTCCCCTACGACTACCTGATCATCGCCAGTGGCGCCACTCCCCGACCCGACCAGACCCCCGGCATGGACGACGATATGGGCGGCGACGTGCACGAGTTCTACACGTACGAGGGCGCCACGCGGCTCGCCGACAAGTTGCGCACCTGGGAGGGAGGTCGTCTCGTCGTCCACGTCACGGAGATGCCCATCAAGTGCCCCGTGGCTCCGCTGGAGTTCACGTTCCTGGCCGATGCATTCTTCGAGGAGCAGGGACTTCGCGACAAGGTCGACATCACCTACGTCACGCCACTCGAGGGCGCCTTCACCAAACCCGTGGCATCGAAGTACCTCGGCGACATGCTGGACACGCGCAACGTCCACCTCGAACCCGACTTCATGATCGAATCGGTGGACGCCGAGGGCAAGAAGATCGTCTCGTTCGATGAGCGTGAGGTTCCCTTCGACCTGCTGGTGACGATCCCGCTGAACATGGGTGCGGACTTCATCGCCCGGTCCGGCCTGGGCGACGACCTCAACTTCGTCCCGGTCGATCAGTACACGTTGCTGTCCAAGGCATATGACAACATCTTCGCCGTCGGCGATGCCTCCGACATCCCGGCGTCGAAAGCCGGTTCCGTGGCCCACTTCGCCATGGACCTGTTCCCCGCCAACTTCCTCAACCACATCCAGGGCCTCAAGATGACAGAGTTCTTCGATGGGCACGCCAACTGCTTCATCGAGACCGGGCACGGCAAGGGACTGCTGATCGACTTCAACTACGAAACGCAACCGCTCCCGGGCAAGTACCCACTGCCCGGCATCGGACCGTTCTCCCTGCTCAAGGAGACCGAGATGAATCACTGGGGCAAGGTGATGTTCCGGTGGATGTACTGGAACATCTTGCTTCCCGGCAAGGAACTGCCCCTTCCGGCTCTCATGTCCATGGCAGGCAAGGACACGGAGGACCTGTGA
- a CDS encoding NAD(P)/FAD-dependent oxidoreductase yields the protein MTDITVDVGIIGAGPTGLYAAYYAGFRGWSTAVIDALPEIGGQITAMYPEKDIFDVAGFPSVRGRVLVEELAKQAEQFDPHYVLGDQATQIDAPDGGPVTLTLASGTTVTAKAAIITGGIGSFKPRPLPAGGEWEGKGLVFFIPKPEEHAGKDIVIVGGGDSALDWAHMLHPIARSVSVVHRRDQFRAHGTMVDKAREMGISLLTPCEVTAVRGEGGITEVEVTSKTDGSIRVLPADTLVAALGFIANIGPMTGWGLDLEKRHIRVDTTMRTNLPGVFAAGDIAVYPGKVPLLSIGFGEAALAVNNAAPLVSPELGVFPGHSSGESQ from the coding sequence ATGACAGATATCACCGTCGACGTCGGCATCATCGGCGCCGGCCCCACCGGCCTCTACGCCGCGTACTACGCAGGCTTCCGCGGCTGGAGCACCGCGGTCATCGACGCCTTACCAGAGATCGGCGGCCAGATCACCGCGATGTATCCCGAGAAGGACATCTTCGACGTCGCCGGATTCCCCAGCGTTCGCGGCAGGGTCCTGGTGGAGGAACTGGCCAAGCAAGCGGAGCAGTTCGATCCGCACTATGTGCTCGGCGACCAGGCGACGCAGATCGACGCACCCGACGGCGGCCCAGTCACCCTGACCCTCGCCAGCGGTACTACGGTCACGGCCAAGGCCGCGATCATCACGGGCGGAATCGGGTCTTTCAAGCCGCGACCGCTGCCCGCGGGCGGCGAGTGGGAAGGCAAGGGCTTGGTCTTCTTCATTCCCAAGCCTGAGGAACACGCGGGCAAGGACATCGTCATCGTGGGCGGCGGCGACTCGGCTCTGGACTGGGCGCACATGCTGCACCCCATCGCGCGCAGCGTGAGCGTCGTGCACCGTCGCGACCAGTTCCGCGCCCACGGCACCATGGTGGACAAGGCCCGCGAGATGGGAATCTCGCTGTTGACCCCCTGCGAGGTGACCGCGGTGCGTGGTGAGGGCGGGATCACCGAAGTCGAGGTCACCAGCAAGACCGACGGGTCGATCCGGGTCCTGCCCGCCGACACACTCGTCGCTGCTCTGGGCTTCATCGCGAACATCGGCCCCATGACAGGTTGGGGGCTTGACCTCGAGAAGAGACACATCCGGGTGGACACCACGATGAGGACCAATCTTCCGGGCGTATTCGCAGCGGGCGATATCGCGGTCTATCCGGGCAAGGTCCCCCTGCTCTCGATCGGCTTCGGCGAAGCTGCCCTGGCCGTCAACAACGCTGCGCCTCTTGTCAGTCCCGAACTCGGGGTGTTCCCCGGCCATTCCAGTGGAGAGTCCCAATGA
- a CDS encoding glutamate--tRNA ligase family protein, which yields MITRIAPTPSGFLHAGNAVNFLLTDWLARTEPGSTLHLRIDDMNLVRVPPRFLDDIFWAVDWLGISVTHGPSGPEEFRQSYSQLQRVDEFRQELDPLLAEDLVFGCRCSRATLLHRGPGVVDPCLGHGLAARPGESSLRFRSDRFDASVIAASGVQVTELVDSMGDFIVWRRDDLPSYQLASVVLDRELAVDTVVRGRDLAESTAAQLSLAGPLGADRFTAARFVHHDLLTDEAGAKMSKRDGADALRSMAATAGGRSRLWRAARAVGAAAGIAPP from the coding sequence GTGATCACCCGGATCGCTCCCACCCCGAGTGGCTTCCTGCATGCGGGGAACGCGGTCAACTTTCTGCTCACCGACTGGCTGGCGCGCACGGAGCCCGGATCCACCCTTCATCTGCGCATCGACGACATGAATCTTGTCCGGGTGCCGCCGCGGTTCCTCGATGACATCTTCTGGGCGGTGGACTGGCTGGGGATCTCCGTGACTCACGGTCCCTCCGGGCCCGAGGAGTTCAGACAGAGCTACTCGCAGTTGCAGCGCGTCGACGAGTTCCGTCAAGAACTGGATCCGCTTCTGGCCGAGGACCTGGTCTTCGGCTGTCGCTGTTCCCGAGCCACGCTGCTGCACCGGGGTCCGGGTGTGGTCGATCCATGTCTGGGGCATGGTCTCGCGGCACGGCCAGGGGAATCGTCATTGCGCTTCCGCAGCGACCGATTCGACGCATCGGTCATCGCCGCGTCCGGCGTCCAGGTGACCGAGTTGGTCGATTCCATGGGGGACTTCATCGTATGGAGGCGGGATGACCTGCCGTCGTACCAGTTGGCCTCCGTGGTGCTCGACCGAGAACTGGCTGTCGACACTGTGGTTCGGGGTCGAGACCTCGCCGAATCGACCGCGGCGCAGTTGTCGTTGGCGGGACCATTGGGCGCCGATCGATTCACCGCGGCACGGTTTGTGCATCATGACCTGCTCACCGACGAAGCCGGCGCCAAGATGTCGAAGCGGGACGGAGCTGACGCGCTTCGGTCGATGGCTGCGACCGCAGGCGGTCGATCCCGCCTGTGGCGAGCAGCGCGCGCAGTAGGCGCCGCCGCTGGCATTGCGCCTCCCTGA
- a CDS encoding helix-turn-helix domain-containing protein has product MQMSHETRVGGLGAAVRELLTAREVQEMLHIDRSTVYRMAEDGRLPSIRVGSQWRFPAAQISALLSDGGRTETSPAAPDPAAAQSAIDVAADLLGVMMVVTDMSGRPVTDIANPCPWFREHRDDPDVMNSCLTEWRQLADLDDLQPRFQPSALGFECARSFIRSGNSLVGMVLAGGIEPPNTSHDGLFELDPAERDRVLAALPKIAASLTRTVPTDGAPEKEKP; this is encoded by the coding sequence ATGCAGATGTCGCACGAGACCCGGGTCGGCGGACTCGGCGCCGCGGTCCGCGAACTGCTCACCGCCCGTGAGGTACAGGAGATGCTGCACATCGATCGCTCCACGGTCTACCGCATGGCCGAAGACGGTCGGCTGCCCTCCATCCGGGTCGGCTCCCAGTGGCGCTTCCCCGCTGCTCAGATCAGCGCATTGTTGTCCGACGGTGGACGTACCGAGACATCCCCAGCAGCACCGGACCCCGCAGCGGCCCAGTCGGCCATCGACGTCGCCGCTGATCTGCTCGGGGTCATGATGGTCGTCACCGACATGTCCGGGCGTCCCGTGACCGATATCGCCAACCCGTGTCCGTGGTTCCGAGAGCACCGCGACGACCCCGACGTCATGAACTCGTGCCTCACGGAGTGGCGCCAACTGGCCGACCTGGACGATCTGCAACCTCGGTTCCAGCCCAGCGCCCTCGGTTTCGAATGCGCCCGCTCGTTCATCCGCTCCGGCAACTCGCTCGTCGGAATGGTCCTTGCCGGCGGCATCGAGCCACCGAACACCTCCCACGACGGGCTGTTCGAACTCGACCCGGCTGAACGTGATCGTGTCCTGGCGGCGCTGCCGAAGATCGCCGCATCACTGACAAGAACGGTGCCGACCGACGGCGCCCCCGAGAAGGAGAAACCATGA
- a CDS encoding DsrE/DsrF/DrsH-like family protein has protein sequence MTIVPNFGDDEATDRKLAIICSKGNLDMAYPALILGNAALGEGVETHLFFTFWGFDMITKSRMNDLQFSPAGNTAMHLPGRDTHLPQALAPVPGMTAMATKMLKKQIADLGVPEVPEFLDQIVAAGGHLWACRLSADMNNLTDSDLRDDIEGIINASDFIELTDGAQLLFI, from the coding sequence ATGACTATCGTTCCGAACTTCGGCGATGACGAGGCCACGGATCGCAAACTCGCGATCATCTGTTCCAAGGGCAACCTGGACATGGCCTACCCGGCCCTGATCCTGGGCAATGCCGCGCTGGGCGAAGGGGTCGAGACTCACCTCTTCTTCACCTTCTGGGGCTTCGACATGATCACCAAGTCCCGCATGAACGACCTGCAGTTCTCGCCCGCCGGCAACACCGCGATGCACCTGCCCGGTCGCGACACTCACTTGCCCCAGGCTCTGGCACCCGTGCCGGGGATGACGGCAATGGCGACCAAGATGCTCAAGAAACAGATCGCCGATCTCGGGGTTCCCGAGGTGCCCGAGTTCCTCGACCAGATCGTTGCCGCGGGTGGTCACCTGTGGGCCTGTCGGCTGTCAGCGGACATGAACAATCTGACCGACTCGGACCTTCGCGATGACATCGAGGGAATCATCAACGCCAGTGACTTCATCGAACTCACCGACGGGGCCCAACTGCTCTTCATCTGA
- a CDS encoding Nif11-like leader peptide family RiPP precursor, which translates to MAALDELLDKAQTDETLMAALRTATTNEDILRIAAEHGVPLSPDDLDTDTQLTDADLESMAGGRAWPTMEVFCGTVGNFCTFNPYACQA; encoded by the coding sequence ATGGCCGCGCTCGACGAACTGTTGGACAAGGCGCAGACCGATGAAACACTCATGGCGGCCCTACGCACAGCGACGACCAACGAGGACATCCTCAGGATCGCCGCCGAGCACGGCGTGCCGCTCAGCCCCGACGATCTGGACACCGACACGCAGTTGACCGACGCCGATCTGGAGAGCATGGCCGGCGGCCGGGCGTGGCCGACGATGGAGGTGTTCTGCGGCACCGTCGGTAACTTCTGCACCTTCAACCCCTACGCCTGCCAGGCCTGA
- a CDS encoding TusE/DsrC/DsvC family sulfur relay protein: protein MPTATIAGQEVQINDEGFLTEYDEWNEDIGKELAANIGVDMTDRHWELIRWLREDFKEKNETATTRRVQTVGGFPTKEQFQLFPKKPAKKMAYVAGLPKPHGCV from the coding sequence ATGCCCACCGCCACCATCGCGGGCCAAGAGGTCCAGATCAACGACGAGGGTTTCCTCACCGAATACGACGAATGGAACGAAGACATCGGCAAGGAGCTCGCCGCCAATATCGGCGTCGACATGACCGACCGCCACTGGGAACTCATCCGTTGGCTCCGTGAGGACTTCAAGGAGAAGAACGAGACGGCGACCACCCGCCGGGTGCAGACCGTCGGAGGTTTCCCCACCAAGGAGCAGTTCCAACTGTTCCCCAAGAAGCCGGCGAAGAAGATGGCCTATGTCGCCGGTCTTCCCAAACCACACGGCTGCGTCTGA
- a CDS encoding carbonic anhydrase, which yields MTQPFPSDTFTDVLAANREYAATFSGQELTGTARRGLAIITCMDSRINPLAIVGMQPGDVKILRNAGARVTDDVLRTLVLATHLLGVTRVLVMPHTNCKMASATEDQIHEALLEASGMDTRSLDIAVVEDQIASLRKDITRIESLPYLPSDLVVGGAIYDVFTGELRPIDA from the coding sequence ATGACCCAACCGTTCCCGTCCGACACCTTCACCGACGTCCTCGCCGCCAATCGCGAGTACGCCGCAACGTTCAGCGGACAGGAACTCACCGGCACCGCTCGCCGTGGGTTGGCGATCATCACATGCATGGATTCGCGGATCAACCCGCTCGCCATCGTCGGAATGCAGCCCGGCGATGTGAAGATCCTGCGAAACGCCGGTGCCCGCGTCACCGACGACGTTCTGCGGACACTGGTCCTCGCCACTCACTTGCTGGGTGTCACCCGGGTTCTCGTCATGCCCCACACCAACTGCAAGATGGCGTCAGCCACCGAGGACCAGATCCATGAGGCGCTACTGGAGGCCTCGGGAATGGACACACGCAGCCTTGACATCGCCGTGGTCGAAGACCAGATCGCCTCCCTGCGCAAGGACATCACCCGCATCGAGTCCCTGCCCTACCTGCCATCAGACTTGGTGGTGGGCGGCGCGATCTACGACGTGTTCACGGGTGAGTTGCGCCCGATCGACGCATAA
- a CDS encoding thioredoxin family protein, which produces MAVQSGRITLGTPLPDVTLTDLDGHSVNLAEYRGTDSLVVAFCCNHCPYVRHIEAALGVLVAEFDEVPVRFVAISSNDIAAYPDDDVAGLRDQAQRADWRFPYLQDLDQSAARAFAAACTPDFFVYSPEGTLAYRGAFDASSPKNNEPLTGDLLRSAISATLRGEPVPQPHRPALGCGIKWLPGNEPEAVSFT; this is translated from the coding sequence ATGGCAGTTCAATCTGGTCGAATCACGCTGGGAACCCCCCTGCCCGACGTCACCCTCACGGATCTCGACGGCCATTCCGTCAACCTCGCGGAATACCGCGGTACCGACTCACTCGTGGTCGCGTTCTGCTGCAATCACTGCCCCTATGTGCGTCACATCGAAGCCGCACTCGGTGTGCTGGTCGCGGAGTTCGACGAGGTGCCTGTGCGTTTTGTGGCGATCTCCTCCAACGACATCGCGGCCTACCCGGACGATGACGTGGCCGGGCTCAGGGACCAGGCCCAACGAGCGGACTGGCGGTTCCCCTACCTGCAGGACCTCGACCAGAGCGCGGCTCGAGCCTTCGCAGCGGCCTGCACGCCAGACTTCTTCGTCTACTCGCCCGAAGGGACCCTGGCCTACCGAGGTGCATTCGACGCCTCCAGCCCCAAGAACAATGAACCGCTGACCGGTGATCTGCTCCGCAGCGCGATCTCCGCGACCCTCCGCGGTGAGCCGGTGCCCCAGCCGCACCGGCCCGCGCTTGGCTGCGGCATCAAGTGGTTACCCGGCAACGAACCAGAGGCGGTCAGCTTCACGTGA
- a CDS encoding DUF167 domain-containing protein, translating to MADSIDSPVRLPVHAKPGSRRESVTLGTDAAGKRVLVVKVSARAVEGAANRAVAAAVAHALGLRSRQVEVVMGVRSRTKIVEVRASSGDVRAALSRLRDTSVPGGPDPGTDVRRRSV from the coding sequence GTGGCTGACTCGATTGACTCGCCAGTTCGTCTGCCAGTTCACGCCAAGCCCGGCAGCCGCCGGGAGTCGGTGACGCTCGGGACCGACGCCGCAGGCAAACGTGTTCTCGTGGTCAAAGTGAGCGCCCGGGCTGTGGAGGGAGCTGCCAACCGCGCCGTGGCGGCCGCGGTGGCGCACGCATTGGGGCTTCGGTCCCGACAGGTGGAGGTCGTGATGGGAGTACGATCCCGCACGAAGATCGTCGAGGTCCGCGCTTCGTCAGGCGATGTCCGCGCCGCCCTGTCTCGGTTGCGGGACACGTCCGTCCCGGGCGGTCCCGACCCCGGCACCGATGTCCGGAGGCGGTCTGTGTGA
- a CDS encoding DUF1641 domain-containing protein, translating into MTTDPTVVELADRVDRMSMQMDFIAEELMAQREAREKWSEMADTLVPVSRGAMDVATRELEDLSADVTAEDLARFARTAARSLPRLEMLMAQLDSMSELLHTLNSLSGAGMGRLTEVLEVADDKGYFAFARQGGLIADRVVTEFSEDDVAALGDNIVTILNAMKELTQPEVMALLQRTAITVQDGEDTHLEPPSMFALVKSMRDPQTRRGLARVLSMLHTVGEEHLPSGSTPIERK; encoded by the coding sequence ATGACCACCGATCCCACCGTGGTCGAACTGGCCGATCGGGTCGACCGCATGAGCATGCAGATGGACTTCATCGCCGAGGAACTGATGGCCCAGCGAGAGGCCCGCGAGAAGTGGTCGGAGATGGCGGACACCCTCGTCCCCGTGTCACGGGGCGCCATGGACGTCGCCACCCGCGAACTCGAGGACCTGAGTGCCGACGTCACCGCCGAAGATCTCGCTCGATTCGCCCGCACGGCAGCTCGCAGTCTGCCGCGTCTGGAGATGCTGATGGCGCAGTTGGACAGCATGTCCGAACTCCTCCACACGCTGAATTCTTTGAGTGGTGCCGGGATGGGTCGCCTCACGGAGGTTCTGGAGGTCGCCGACGACAAGGGGTACTTCGCCTTTGCCCGCCAGGGTGGACTGATCGCAGACCGAGTGGTCACCGAGTTCTCGGAGGACGATGTCGCGGCTCTGGGTGACAACATCGTGACGATCCTCAACGCGATGAAGGAACTCACCCAACCCGAAGTGATGGCTCTGCTCCAGCGCACTGCCATCACCGTTCAGGACGGTGAGGACACCCATCTGGAACCCCCTTCGATGTTCGCATTGGTGAAATCCATGCGAGACCCCCAGACCAGGCGCGGACTGGCCCGAGTCCTGTCCATGCTGCACACCGTCGGCGAGGAACACCTCCCGTCGGGATCCACCCCCATAGAAAGGAAATGA
- the rocD gene encoding ornithine--oxo-acid transaminase translates to MEPVTGEQFVALEESRGAHNYHPLPVVISEGEGAWVTDVDGRRYLDFLSAYSALNFGHRHPALVAAAHRQLDQLTLTSRAVHNDQMGPFCAELADLIGQDRVLPMNSGAEAVETAIKLARAWGYRVKGVPHDRATIVVAHNNFHGRTTTIISFSGDPDARNDFGPYTPGFVAVDHGDIDGLRQALQNPDIVAFLVEPVQGEAGIIIPPEGYLRAAADACAEAGVLFIADEIQSGLARTGTTLAVDHENVRPDLVLLGKALGGGILPVSAVVGRGDVLEVLRPGEHGSTFGGNPLALAVGRAAIALLRTGGMQARSTELGTHMNARLTAEAPSSVKEVRGIGLWAGVEVHPQYAPVRPAALQALAEGVIVKDTHATTLRLAPPIVIDKPDLDRGLDVILAALHDQAQA, encoded by the coding sequence GTGGAACCAGTGACAGGTGAGCAGTTCGTCGCCCTAGAGGAGTCCCGGGGGGCGCACAACTACCATCCGCTGCCCGTCGTGATCTCCGAGGGCGAGGGCGCCTGGGTCACCGATGTGGACGGTCGCCGCTACCTCGACTTCCTGTCCGCCTACTCGGCCCTGAACTTCGGTCACCGCCATCCTGCATTGGTGGCTGCTGCGCACCGCCAACTCGACCAACTCACGTTGACCAGTCGGGCGGTCCACAACGACCAGATGGGGCCGTTCTGCGCCGAACTCGCCGATCTCATCGGCCAGGACCGGGTACTGCCCATGAACTCGGGCGCCGAAGCGGTCGAGACAGCCATCAAACTCGCTCGGGCCTGGGGTTATCGGGTCAAGGGGGTCCCGCACGACCGGGCGACGATCGTCGTTGCCCACAACAACTTCCACGGTCGAACCACGACGATCATCTCGTTCAGTGGCGACCCGGACGCGCGCAACGACTTCGGGCCCTACACTCCCGGTTTCGTCGCGGTCGATCACGGCGACATCGACGGCCTCCGGCAGGCTTTGCAGAACCCCGACATCGTGGCGTTTCTCGTGGAGCCCGTCCAAGGCGAGGCCGGCATCATCATTCCCCCTGAGGGCTATCTGCGCGCCGCCGCCGACGCCTGCGCCGAGGCCGGGGTGCTGTTCATCGCGGACGAGATCCAATCGGGATTGGCGCGCACGGGGACCACGTTGGCCGTGGACCACGAGAATGTCCGGCCCGATCTGGTGCTGCTGGGCAAGGCCCTGGGCGGCGGCATCCTGCCCGTGTCGGCAGTTGTGGGGCGGGGAGACGTCCTCGAAGTCCTGCGCCCCGGGGAACACGGCTCGACCTTCGGCGGTAACCCCCTCGCCCTTGCAGTGGGCCGCGCGGCCATCGCCTTGTTGCGCACCGGCGGGATGCAGGCTCGCTCGACCGAACTCGGAACTCACATGAATGCGCGCCTGACAGCAGAAGCCCCCTCGTCGGTCAAAGAGGTGCGCGGGATCGGCTTGTGGGCGGGGGTCGAGGTCCACCCTCAGTACGCTCCGGTGCGGCCCGCGGCTTTGCAGGCATTGGCCGAAGGCGTCATCGTCAAGGACACCCACGCCACCACCCTGCGCCTGGCGCCACCCATCGTGATCGACAAACCCGACCTCGACCGCGGTCTGGACGTGATTCTGGCGGCGTTGCACGACCAGGCGCAGGCCTGA
- a CDS encoding zinc-binding alcohol dehydrogenase family protein: MKAVGYTQPGALDRPEALIDFELPEPQSGPTDLLVSVDAVAVNPVDTKIRRTRRPEPGAWQVLGWDAVGTVVSTGHHAVGFSPGDRVFYAGAIDRPGCNSQFHVVDHRIAAHAPVGLSDAQVAALPLTSLTAWELLFDRLGVPVGGGAGHNLLVIGAPGGVGSMLIQFARRLTKLTVIATAGRPESRMWVSGLGAHHVIDHRQPWLPQLHDVGCESVTWQAALTHTAQHWESMVEIAQPQGAIAVIDDPGPLDVAAMKRKSLALHWEFMFTRSLFATEDMAEQGRILGKVADLAANGTVVSPVTQTLSPISAAHLLDAHRQSEAGTTIGKIAVTGW; encoded by the coding sequence ATGAAAGCCGTGGGTTACACCCAACCCGGGGCTCTCGATCGACCCGAGGCACTGATCGACTTCGAACTCCCGGAACCTCAGTCGGGTCCTACCGATCTCCTCGTCTCGGTCGATGCGGTTGCAGTCAATCCGGTCGACACGAAGATCCGGCGCACGCGACGCCCAGAGCCGGGAGCCTGGCAGGTGCTGGGATGGGACGCTGTCGGCACGGTGGTGTCGACTGGACATCACGCGGTGGGGTTCTCGCCTGGTGACCGCGTTTTCTACGCAGGCGCCATCGACCGACCCGGGTGCAACTCCCAGTTCCACGTTGTCGATCATCGGATTGCGGCGCACGCTCCGGTCGGCCTGTCGGATGCCCAAGTCGCAGCCTTGCCCCTGACCAGCCTCACGGCCTGGGAGTTGCTGTTCGACCGACTGGGCGTGCCGGTTGGAGGCGGAGCCGGGCACAACTTGCTGGTGATCGGGGCTCCCGGCGGTGTCGGGTCAATGCTGATCCAGTTCGCCCGCCGACTCACGAAACTCACCGTGATCGCGACGGCCGGCCGCCCCGAGAGCCGCATGTGGGTCAGCGGACTCGGTGCCCATCATGTGATCGATCATCGGCAGCCGTGGCTGCCGCAGTTGCACGACGTTGGGTGCGAGTCAGTCACATGGCAAGCCGCACTGACTCACACGGCACAGCACTGGGAGTCCATGGTCGAGATCGCCCAGCCTCAGGGTGCGATCGCTGTGATCGACGACCCAGGACCACTGGACGTGGCGGCGATGAAGCGCAAGAGCCTGGCGCTGCACTGGGAGTTCATGTTCACGAGGTCCCTCTTCGCCACCGAGGACATGGCCGAGCAAGGACGGATTCTCGGGAAGGTCGCAGATCTTGCTGCGAACGGAACAGTAGTCTCCCCCGTCACGCAAACACTGTCTCCCATTTCGGCCGCGCACCTACTCGATGCGCACCGTCAGAGCGAAGCGGGCACGACCATCGGCAAGATCGCTGTGACCGGCTGGTGA